From Prochlorococcus sp. MIT 1223, the proteins below share one genomic window:
- the rpsF gene encoding 30S ribosomal protein S6: MSDPTYYETMYILRPDIPEDEVESHLSKYTDLLKKAEVQVLDSQMRGKRRLAYPISKHKEGIYVQLSHQGNGQQVAILEKAMRLSEDVIRYLTVKQEGPLPTPKANTQVEEKKDEETKEIKEEAKIEEKADDKGVEKKEEEKKTEAKATEESKKEKDS; this comes from the coding sequence ATGTCTGATCCAACCTATTACGAAACAATGTACATCCTTCGTCCGGATATTCCTGAAGACGAAGTAGAAAGTCATTTGAGCAAATATACAGATCTTCTAAAAAAAGCTGAGGTGCAGGTTCTTGATAGTCAAATGCGTGGCAAAAGACGACTTGCATATCCAATCTCAAAGCATAAAGAGGGGATTTATGTTCAATTAAGTCATCAAGGTAATGGCCAACAAGTAGCTATTCTGGAGAAAGCTATGAGATTAAGCGAAGATGTTATTCGTTATTTGACTGTTAAGCAAGAAGGCCCACTTCCAACGCCTAAAGCGAATACACAAGTTGAGGAAAAGAAAGATGAAGAGACAAAAGAAATAAAAGAAGAAGCAAAAATTGAAGAAAAGGCAGATGACAAAGGTGTAGAAAAAAAAGAAGAAGAAAAAAAGACTGAAGCCAAAGCAACTGAAGAGTCTAAAAAGGAAAAAGATAGCTAA
- a CDS encoding Tic20 family protein: MVKSFWEKVFSSFIYMLPLSDAIPFGRYLINDFSFIQFLFLPALPIIILERIIPFGSLLIFILLIFAVVRNPKFSYFIKYNAMQAILINISLIIISFIFEILSQSVGSSLLIRTLSSTILISILAIVIFCVFECVQGKEPDLPLISEAVKIQI, encoded by the coding sequence ATGGTGAAAAGTTTTTGGGAAAAAGTTTTTAGTAGTTTTATCTACATGCTTCCATTAAGTGATGCTATACCTTTTGGAAGATACTTAATTAATGATTTTTCTTTCATTCAGTTCTTATTCTTGCCTGCATTACCGATAATAATTCTTGAAAGAATAATTCCATTTGGAAGCTTATTGATATTTATTCTTCTTATTTTCGCGGTAGTTAGAAATCCTAAGTTTTCATATTTTATTAAATATAATGCTATGCAAGCAATACTTATTAATATTTCATTAATAATTATAAGTTTTATCTTCGAAATTTTATCTCAATCTGTTGGGAGTAGTCTTTTAATTAGAACGCTTTCGAGCACTATTCTTATTTCAATACTAGCAATAGTTATCTTTTGTGTATTTGAATGCGTACAAGGAAAGGAGCCGGATCTTCCACTAATTAGTGAGGCTGTCAAAATCCAAATTTAA
- a CDS encoding shikimate dehydrogenase encodes MSTISGQTKLVAVLGNPVRHSISPVIHNAAFSEMNLDWSYLAIPCKPEDLKEVTNALLKMECVGLNITIPHKREAIMLCEKVTSTAQQIGAVNTLVANRKGAWNGSNTDIDGFIAPLKDRDWKKKKVIILGCGGSARAVLIGAKLLDFEQFVIVSRNKYKVKEFIKEMEPKLMLNRNQSIEIIGLSEEDEEIEQHIKNADLIVNTTPVGMFQNTKSSQKMPLGPKIWNNLKESTTLYDLIYTPKPTDWLRNGAKKNCKTIDGLEMLIEQGAASLKLWSGIEKIPTEVMRQAALKYLNK; translated from the coding sequence ATGAGCACAATTTCAGGTCAAACAAAACTTGTAGCCGTACTAGGTAACCCAGTCAGGCATTCAATCTCTCCTGTTATTCATAATGCTGCTTTTTCAGAAATGAATCTTGATTGGTCTTATTTAGCAATACCTTGTAAACCTGAAGATCTTAAAGAAGTTACAAATGCCTTACTTAAAATGGAATGTGTCGGATTAAATATCACCATTCCGCATAAAAGAGAAGCGATAATGCTATGTGAAAAAGTAACTTCAACAGCGCAGCAAATTGGCGCGGTCAATACACTAGTAGCAAATAGAAAAGGTGCTTGGAATGGTTCCAACACAGATATAGACGGTTTTATAGCTCCTTTAAAAGATAGAGATTGGAAAAAGAAAAAAGTGATAATATTAGGATGTGGAGGTAGTGCAAGAGCTGTTTTAATAGGAGCAAAGCTGCTGGACTTTGAACAATTTGTTATAGTTTCTAGGAATAAATATAAAGTAAAAGAATTTATAAAAGAAATGGAACCAAAACTTATGTTAAATAGAAATCAATCAATTGAAATAATAGGACTGTCTGAAGAAGATGAAGAAATTGAGCAACATATTAAAAATGCTGATCTAATAGTCAACACAACGCCAGTTGGCATGTTTCAAAATACAAAATCATCTCAGAAAATGCCTTTGGGTCCAAAAATTTGGAACAACCTCAAAGAGAGCACTACTCTTTATGATTTGATTTACACACCAAAGCCAACTGATTGGTTAAGAAATGGTGCAAAAAAGAATTGCAAAACAATCGATGGTTTGGAAATGCTGATTGAGCAAGGGGCTGCATCATTAAAATTATGGAGTGGTATAGAGAAAATTCCAACGGAAGTTATGAGACAAGCTGCACTAAAATATTTGAATAAATAA
- the dnaK gene encoding molecular chaperone DnaK, whose translation MAKVVGIDLGTTNSCVAVMEGGKPTVIANAEGFRTTPSVVAYTKNQDQLVGQIAKRQAVMNPENTFYSSKRFVGRRVDEVNEESKEVSYGVEKAGSNVKLKCPILDKQFSPEEVSAQVLRKLSEDAGKYLGENVTQAVITVPAYFNDSQRQATKDAGKIAGLEVLRIINEPTAAALAYGLDKKSNERILVFDLGGGTFDVSVLEVGDGVFEVLSTSGDTHLGGDDFDRVIVDHLAATFKANEGIDLRQDKQALQRLTEAAEKAKIELSNATQSEINLPFITATPEGPKHLDLNLTRAKFEELASNLIDRCRVPVEQALKDAKLSTGEIDEIVMVGGSTRMPAVKELVKRVTGKDPNQTVNPDEVVAVGAAIQGGVLAGEVKDILLLDVTPLSLGVETLGGVMTKMITRNTTVPTKKTETYSTAVDGQTNVEIHVLQGEREMASDNKSLGTFRLDGIPPAPRGVPQIEVTFDIDANGILSVNAKDKGSGKEQSISITGASTLSDNEVEKMVKDAEVNASVDKDKREKIDIKNQAETLVYQAEKQMSELGDKIDEEAKKKVEDKRIKLKEATEKDDFETMKTLLEDLQKELYSLGASVYQQANAASEAAEGTGTNTNTSTDGDDVIDAEFTETK comes from the coding sequence ATGGCGAAAGTTGTTGGTATTGATCTTGGAACAACTAATAGCTGTGTAGCTGTTATGGAAGGTGGTAAACCAACAGTTATTGCAAATGCTGAAGGTTTTAGGACCACTCCATCAGTAGTTGCTTACACAAAAAATCAGGATCAATTAGTTGGCCAGATTGCTAAGCGGCAAGCTGTAATGAATCCTGAAAATACATTTTATTCTTCTAAGAGATTTGTTGGCCGTCGAGTTGACGAGGTAAATGAGGAATCTAAAGAAGTTAGTTATGGAGTAGAAAAAGCGGGTTCTAACGTGAAATTAAAATGTCCAATTCTAGATAAGCAATTTTCGCCAGAAGAAGTTAGTGCTCAAGTTTTAAGAAAACTTTCAGAAGACGCTGGTAAGTATCTCGGTGAAAATGTTACACAGGCAGTCATCACTGTTCCTGCATATTTCAATGATTCTCAAAGGCAAGCGACAAAAGATGCAGGGAAAATTGCTGGTTTAGAAGTTCTCAGAATTATTAATGAACCTACTGCTGCTGCTTTAGCTTATGGATTAGATAAAAAAAGTAATGAAAGGATCTTAGTATTTGATTTAGGAGGAGGTACTTTTGATGTTTCAGTGCTTGAAGTTGGAGATGGAGTATTTGAAGTTTTATCCACTTCTGGAGATACTCATCTTGGAGGAGATGATTTTGACAGGGTTATAGTTGATCATTTGGCCGCTACTTTCAAGGCGAATGAAGGAATTGATTTAAGACAAGACAAGCAGGCATTACAAAGACTTACTGAAGCAGCAGAAAAAGCAAAGATTGAATTATCTAATGCAACTCAAAGTGAGATCAATTTACCTTTCATAACTGCAACACCTGAAGGTCCTAAACATTTAGATTTGAATTTAACCAGAGCTAAATTTGAAGAATTAGCATCTAATTTGATAGATCGTTGCAGAGTACCAGTTGAGCAAGCTCTTAAAGATGCAAAGTTATCTACTGGCGAGATTGATGAAATTGTGATGGTAGGTGGATCAACACGTATGCCTGCTGTTAAGGAACTTGTTAAACGTGTTACGGGTAAAGATCCTAATCAAACTGTTAACCCTGATGAGGTCGTTGCAGTTGGAGCGGCAATTCAAGGAGGTGTTCTTGCAGGTGAAGTTAAAGATATTCTTTTGCTTGATGTCACTCCTCTTTCTTTAGGTGTTGAGACTCTAGGTGGAGTAATGACAAAAATGATTACACGGAATACAACTGTACCTACAAAAAAAACAGAAACATATTCAACAGCTGTTGATGGTCAAACAAATGTAGAAATACATGTTTTGCAGGGTGAGAGAGAAATGGCATCAGATAACAAAAGTTTGGGCACTTTTCGTTTAGATGGAATTCCTCCTGCTCCGCGAGGCGTTCCCCAAATTGAAGTTACTTTTGATATTGATGCAAATGGAATTCTAAGTGTTAATGCAAAAGATAAAGGTAGCGGGAAAGAGCAAAGTATCTCTATTACAGGTGCTTCAACTCTGTCTGATAACGAAGTAGAAAAAATGGTTAAAGATGCAGAAGTTAATGCTTCTGTTGATAAGGATAAGAGAGAGAAAATAGATATTAAAAATCAAGCTGAAACACTTGTTTATCAAGCTGAGAAGCAAATGAGTGAATTAGGAGACAAAATTGATGAAGAGGCAAAGAAAAAAGTTGAAGATAAACGAATTAAACTTAAGGAAGCTACAGAAAAAGATGATTTTGAAACAATGAAAACTTTGCTAGAGGATTTACAGAAGGAATTATATTCATTAGGTGCTTCTGTTTATCAGCAAGCTAACGCTGCTTCCGAAGCTGCTGAAGGTACAGGAACTAATACCAATACTTCTACAGATGGAGATGATGTAATTGATGCTGAGTTTACAGAAACTAAATAA
- a CDS encoding FAD-dependent oxidoreductase — protein sequence MRCSEIAVIGGGIVGCTTALELAKEGHNITIVDPSFGKKSSLSSNLNGTQASLGVLMGNIYKKSKGRSFELRRRSMLLWPKIIQEICTEKDDLKIECPLIRLASSKKEKEYIEELIKNKKSFKIKHIDKISTEYFSKVLNMNILGGLISYQDGRINPLKLMHLLKNKLHKYNVSLISRKVIALQRFSESNKLKWEVFLSDENKHVYDIVIICAALESQKLLAPLGHNVDMEPVVGQALRLRFKEDLNLEKWPAVLSVNGINLIVSDNQIITIGATVETGAMGSPQNLLAMKNLATNRSNFIEKASFEKHWEGVRAKPIGKPAPILETLEPNLIINTGHYRNGLLLAPACAEWVGKEVQKLMQNNII from the coding sequence ATGAGATGTAGTGAAATCGCTGTTATTGGAGGTGGCATCGTTGGATGCACTACTGCATTAGAACTAGCAAAAGAAGGGCATAATATAACGATAGTTGATCCAAGCTTTGGTAAAAAATCAAGCCTGTCTTCGAACCTAAATGGAACTCAAGCTTCCTTAGGCGTATTGATGGGAAATATATACAAGAAATCAAAAGGAAGAAGCTTTGAACTTCGAAGGCGAAGTATGCTCTTATGGCCAAAAATAATCCAAGAAATATGTACCGAGAAAGATGATTTAAAAATAGAGTGTCCACTAATTCGTCTAGCAAGTTCAAAAAAAGAAAAGGAATATATAGAAGAATTAATTAAAAATAAAAAATCTTTTAAGATTAAACATATAGATAAAATTTCAACTGAATATTTTTCAAAGGTGTTAAATATGAATATTTTGGGAGGTCTAATTTCATATCAAGATGGAAGAATTAATCCATTAAAATTAATGCACTTATTAAAAAATAAATTACATAAATATAATGTCTCATTAATATCAAGAAAAGTAATTGCTCTTCAAAGGTTTAGTGAAAGTAATAAATTAAAATGGGAGGTATTTTTATCCGATGAAAATAAACATGTATACGACATTGTTATTATTTGTGCAGCATTAGAGAGTCAGAAATTATTAGCACCACTAGGACATAACGTAGACATGGAACCAGTTGTAGGACAAGCATTAAGACTACGTTTTAAAGAAGATTTAAACTTAGAAAAATGGCCTGCTGTTCTCTCAGTAAATGGTATTAATCTGATAGTGAGTGACAATCAAATCATAACAATTGGTGCGACTGTAGAAACCGGAGCAATGGGAAGTCCTCAAAATTTATTAGCAATGAAAAACTTAGCTACGAATAGATCCAATTTTATTGAAAAAGCATCTTTCGAAAAACATTGGGAAGGAGTACGTGCAAAACCGATTGGCAAACCTGCACCAATTCTAGAAACACTGGAACCGAATTTAATAATAAATACTGGTCACTACAGAAATGGTTTATTGCTAGCTCCAGCTTGTGCTGAGTGGGTAGGAAAGGAAGTACAAAAATTAATGCAAAATAATATTATTTAG
- the purU gene encoding formyltetrahydrofolate deformylase → MNSTSVILQFICPDRPGLVSELSGWVAKNNGNIFHADHHTDLGAGLFLSRIEWDLAGFSIERNRIRKEIGILSEKLNGKAQLNFSDEIPKVAILVSRQSHCLLDLLWRASSRELKMEVPLVISNHQDLENLCNEFHINFKYVPVDPQNKRQSEKIILDLLLEHDIQITILAKYMQILSSDFLEQISSCINIHHSFLPAFKGAQPYHQAWDRGVKLIGATAHYVTKDLDGGPIIEQSVAQVSHRDEVADLVRKGRDLERITLANAVRLHLCRQVMVYRGRTAVFA, encoded by the coding sequence TTGAACTCGACGAGTGTAATTTTGCAATTCATTTGCCCGGATCGACCAGGTTTGGTCAGTGAATTATCTGGATGGGTTGCTAAAAATAATGGAAATATATTTCATGCAGATCATCATACTGACTTAGGAGCGGGTCTTTTCCTGAGTCGAATTGAATGGGATCTAGCAGGTTTCTCTATAGAAAGAAATCGAATCAGGAAAGAAATAGGCATTTTATCTGAAAAGTTAAATGGAAAAGCACAATTAAATTTCTCTGATGAAATTCCAAAGGTAGCTATTCTTGTTAGCAGGCAAAGTCATTGTTTATTAGATTTACTGTGGAGAGCTAGTAGTCGAGAGTTGAAAATGGAAGTCCCTCTTGTAATTTCAAATCATCAAGACTTAGAAAATTTGTGCAATGAATTTCATATCAACTTTAAATATGTGCCTGTGGATCCTCAAAATAAACGTCAAAGTGAGAAGATAATATTAGATCTTCTTTTAGAACATGATATTCAAATCACAATTTTAGCTAAATATATGCAAATTTTAAGTAGCGATTTTTTAGAGCAAATTTCTTCTTGTATTAATATTCATCATTCTTTTTTACCAGCTTTTAAAGGTGCTCAACCATATCATCAGGCCTGGGATCGTGGAGTAAAACTTATAGGAGCAACCGCACATTATGTCACTAAAGATTTAGATGGAGGGCCAATTATCGAACAATCCGTAGCTCAAGTTAGTCATCGAGATGAAGTAGCAGATTTAGTTAGAAAAGGACGAGATTTAGAGCGTATAACTCTTGCGAATGCTGTGAGATTGCATTTATGTAGACAAGTAATGGTTTATCGCGGAAGGACTGCGGTATTTGCATGA
- a CDS encoding O-antigen ligase family protein encodes MIKIDRAHIVQSLSTNRVGSYFFQFGLFLLPSSALLGSIFLLSSSFIKPCHREISFWEDKWNYLLISTALLMIIGCFHAYSGTLAWLGLANWIPLFWCFWGFQPYLRTPDLRRRSAYCLILGTVPLLITGFGELWLGWDGPWQTFNGLIIWFISAGGEPEGRLSGLFEHANYAAAWLVVVWPLSLAALIQPFLNLRKRSFVFCFVMAVFIALVMTDSRNGWGGLIFAIPFVLGPINWTWFLPLFFIILLPIALAVLPGIDTGLQELARKIVPKHLWSRLNDMRFVDSRPIEGTRLAQWNVAFGLIKDKPWFGWGAAAFSVLYPIRKGLWHGHAHNLPIELAVSHGLLVSISIVGMVASLLIIALLRGVLVVNQNRNIDNDNLSFDRAWWTSTFLLVCFHGTDMPFFDSRINLVGWVLLAGLRSLIYSQKLESRNRA; translated from the coding sequence ATGATAAAAATTGATAGAGCACATATCGTTCAATCACTTTCTACTAATCGTGTAGGTAGTTACTTCTTTCAATTTGGCCTTTTCCTACTTCCATCAAGTGCTTTATTAGGATCAATCTTTTTATTAAGTTCTAGTTTTATAAAACCTTGTCATAGAGAGATTTCCTTTTGGGAAGACAAATGGAATTATTTATTAATATCAACTGCGCTTTTAATGATAATTGGATGTTTTCATGCGTATTCAGGGACTTTGGCTTGGCTTGGACTGGCTAATTGGATTCCTCTTTTTTGGTGTTTTTGGGGATTTCAACCTTATCTTCGGACTCCAGACTTAAGAAGACGTTCAGCATATTGCTTGATTCTTGGTACTGTACCTCTTTTGATTACCGGATTTGGAGAGTTATGGCTTGGTTGGGATGGTCCTTGGCAAACATTTAATGGTTTGATTATTTGGTTTATTAGTGCTGGTGGTGAGCCGGAGGGACGTTTATCAGGTTTATTTGAGCATGCTAATTATGCTGCTGCTTGGTTAGTAGTAGTTTGGCCATTGTCTTTAGCTGCCTTGATTCAGCCTTTCTTAAATTTAAGGAAACGAAGTTTTGTATTTTGCTTCGTCATGGCAGTTTTTATTGCACTTGTCATGACAGATTCTCGAAATGGTTGGGGAGGATTAATATTCGCTATTCCTTTTGTATTAGGACCTATTAATTGGACTTGGTTCTTACCTTTATTTTTTATCATCTTATTACCAATTGCTTTGGCAGTACTTCCAGGAATTGATACTGGTCTTCAAGAATTAGCAAGAAAAATTGTTCCAAAACATCTGTGGTCTCGCTTAAATGATATGAGATTTGTTGACTCTAGACCAATTGAAGGAACTCGTCTTGCTCAGTGGAATGTTGCTTTTGGACTTATTAAAGATAAACCTTGGTTCGGTTGGGGTGCCGCAGCTTTTTCAGTTTTATATCCGATACGTAAAGGTTTGTGGCATGGACATGCGCATAATTTGCCTATTGAATTAGCTGTATCTCATGGATTGCTCGTTTCTATATCTATTGTGGGAATGGTAGCTTCTTTGTTAATCATTGCTTTGCTGCGTGGTGTTTTAGTAGTTAATCAAAATCGAAATATAGACAATGATAATTTAAGTTTTGATAGAGCATGGTGGACATCTACTTTTTTACTTGTTTGTTTTCATGGTACGGATATGCCTTTTTTTGATAGTCGCATTAATCTTGTTGGATGGGTTTTATTAGCAGGGTTAAGATCTTTAATATATTCACAAAAGCTAGAATCAAGAAATAGAGCTTAA